In Neisseria animalis, a single window of DNA contains:
- the recJ gene encoding single-stranded-DNA-specific exonuclease RecJ, whose translation MSVKIQTRPVNQTVCDTLIHAGADPLIARLCAARDVQSPQELDDKLTGLLPYQTLTNCEAAAARLADAVEGGEKILIVADYDADGATACSVGMGGLGAMGAKVDFLVPNRFEHGYGLTPELSEIAAAQGVKLLVTVDNGIASLAGVARAQALGLDVVVTDHHLPAEQVPDCIIVNPNQKGCGFASKNLAGVGVIFYVLMALRAELRRRGYFLRRAEKPFSDGMERIAEPNLAEFLDLVALGTVADVVPLDHNNRILVSQGLKRMRSGKMRPGIRALFEAARRDWRKAQPFDMGFALGPRINAAGRLDDMSVGIACLLAQNEADAQMLAAQLNDLNTERREIEQSMLQDALDSFPDILPAGRTTLVAYRDDFHQGVVGIVASRLKDRFYRPTIVFAPADNGEVRGSGRSIPNLHLRDALDLVSKRHPDLILKFGGHAMAAGLSILEQNIPAFQTAFEAAVRDMVGDDDLSQTFVTDGSLPAAEITLEQAQNLARHVWGQGFAPPSFTDKFHVVRQQFMGAEGKHKKVWLQKDGYEFEAMFWRCSEDLPEYIRTVYRPVANEWRNNVELQLYIDYWEAA comes from the coding sequence ATGTCAGTCAAAATCCAAACCCGCCCCGTCAACCAAACCGTTTGCGATACCTTAATCCACGCCGGTGCCGATCCTTTAATCGCCCGCCTGTGTGCCGCGCGTGACGTACAAAGCCCGCAGGAGTTGGACGACAAACTCACCGGCCTGCTTCCCTACCAAACGCTGACCAACTGCGAAGCCGCCGCCGCACGCCTGGCGGATGCGGTGGAGGGCGGTGAAAAAATCCTGATTGTCGCCGACTACGATGCCGACGGTGCAACCGCGTGCAGCGTGGGTATGGGCGGCTTGGGCGCAATGGGGGCGAAAGTGGATTTTCTTGTTCCCAACCGTTTCGAACACGGCTACGGCCTCACGCCGGAATTGTCCGAAATCGCAGCCGCCCAAGGCGTGAAGCTGCTGGTAACGGTGGATAACGGCATTGCCAGCCTGGCGGGCGTGGCGCGGGCGCAGGCTTTGGGATTGGACGTGGTGGTGACCGACCACCACCTGCCCGCCGAACAAGTGCCCGATTGCATTATCGTCAACCCGAACCAGAAAGGCTGCGGTTTTGCCAGCAAGAATCTGGCAGGTGTGGGCGTGATTTTTTATGTATTGATGGCATTGCGGGCGGAATTGCGCCGGCGCGGCTATTTTTTGCGCCGCGCAGAAAAGCCGTTTTCAGACGGCATGGAACGGATTGCCGAGCCGAACCTGGCGGAATTTTTGGATTTGGTGGCACTGGGTACCGTGGCCGATGTGGTGCCGCTCGACCACAACAACCGCATTCTGGTGTCGCAGGGGCTGAAGCGGATGCGTTCGGGAAAAATGCGCCCGGGCATCCGCGCACTGTTTGAAGCAGCCCGGCGCGACTGGCGCAAGGCGCAGCCTTTCGATATGGGTTTCGCGCTGGGGCCGCGCATCAACGCGGCAGGGCGGCTTGACGACATGTCGGTCGGCATCGCCTGCCTGCTGGCGCAAAACGAAGCAGACGCGCAAATGCTGGCGGCGCAGCTGAATGATTTGAACACCGAGCGGCGCGAAATCGAGCAGTCTATGCTGCAAGACGCACTTGACAGTTTTCCCGACATCCTGCCCGCAGGCCGAACCACGCTGGTGGCCTACCGCGACGATTTCCACCAAGGGGTGGTCGGCATTGTCGCCAGCCGCCTGAAAGACCGCTTCTACCGCCCGACCATTGTGTTTGCACCCGCCGACAACGGCGAAGTGCGCGGCTCGGGGCGTTCGATTCCCAATCTGCACCTGCGCGACGCACTGGACTTGGTCAGCAAACGCCATCCCGATTTGATTTTGAAATTCGGCGGTCATGCGATGGCCGCGGGTTTGAGCATATTGGAACAAAATATCCCCGCTTTTCAGACGGCCTTCGAAGCCGCCGTGCGCGACATGGTGGGCGACGACGATTTGTCGCAGACCTTCGTTACCGACGGCAGTCTGCCCGCCGCCGAAATCACGCTGGAACAGGCGCAGAATCTGGCACGCCACGTATGGGGGCAGGGTTTCGCACCGCCGAGCTTTACCGACAAATTCCATGTGGTGCGCCAGCAGTTTATGGGAGCGGAGGGCAAGCATAAAAAAGTATGGCTGCAAAAAGACGGTTATGAATTTGAGGCCATGTTTTGGCGTTGCAGCGAAGACCTTCCCGAATACATCCGCACCGTTTACCGCCCCGTTGCCAACGAGTGGCGCAATAATGTGGAATTGCAGCTTTATATCGATTATTGGGAAGCAGCGTAA
- the nth gene encoding endonuclease III, with the protein MNKAIRQEIFERFRAANPHPTTELNFNSPFELLIAVLLSAQATDVGVNKATDKLFAVANTPQAMLDLGLDGVMSYTQTIGLYKTKSKHIMQTCRILLEKYNGEVPADRAALEELPGVGRKTANVVLNTAFGVPVMAVDTHIFRVANRTKIAPGKNVREVEDKLMRFIPKEFLMDAHHWLILHGRYTCKALKPQCGGCMIQDLCEYPAKLVP; encoded by the coding sequence ATGAATAAAGCCATCAGACAAGAAATTTTCGAGCGTTTCCGCGCAGCCAATCCGCACCCGACCACAGAATTGAATTTCAACTCCCCGTTTGAGCTGCTGATTGCCGTATTGCTGTCGGCGCAGGCAACGGATGTCGGCGTAAACAAAGCAACCGACAAGCTGTTTGCCGTGGCCAATACGCCGCAGGCCATGCTGGATTTGGGGCTGGACGGGGTAATGTCTTATACCCAAACCATCGGGCTGTATAAAACCAAATCGAAACACATCATGCAAACCTGCCGGATTCTGCTGGAAAAATACAACGGAGAAGTGCCGGCAGACCGCGCGGCATTGGAAGAATTGCCCGGCGTAGGGCGGAAAACCGCCAATGTCGTATTGAATACTGCATTCGGTGTACCGGTGATGGCAGTGGATACGCATATTTTCCGCGTGGCCAACCGGACCAAAATCGCACCGGGCAAAAATGTGCGCGAAGTGGAAGACAAATTGATGCGTTTTATTCCGAAGGAATTTTTGATGGACGCGCACCATTGGCTGATTTTGCACGGCCGCTACACTTGCAAAGCCCTCAAGCCCCAATGCGGCGGCTGCATGATTCAGGATTTGTGCGAATATCCCGCCAAATTAGTACCTTAA
- a CDS encoding RidA family protein: MAKTIIHTDNAPAAIGAYSQAVRAGDTVYMSGQIPLDPATMEVVGGGDFRAEAVQVFKNLQAVAEAAGGTLGDIVKVNAYLTDLGNFAIFNEVMAEFMPQPFPARAAIGVASLPKGVQVEAEAVLVLNA, encoded by the coding sequence ATGGCGAAAACCATTATCCACACCGACAATGCCCCTGCCGCCATCGGCGCATACAGCCAAGCCGTCCGCGCGGGCGATACCGTTTACATGAGCGGCCAGATTCCGCTTGATCCGGCAACCATGGAAGTGGTCGGCGGCGGCGATTTCCGCGCCGAAGCCGTGCAAGTGTTTAAAAACCTGCAAGCCGTAGCCGAAGCGGCCGGCGGCACATTGGGCGACATCGTCAAAGTTAACGCTTACTTGACCGACTTGGGCAACTTCGCCATTTTCAACGAAGTAATGGCCGAGTTTATGCCCCAACCTTTCCCTGCTCGCGCCGCCATCGGCGTGGCTTCGTTGCCCAAAGGCGTACAGGTGGAAGCAGAAGCGGTATTGGTCCTGAACGCTTGA
- the hemW gene encoding radical SAM family heme chaperone HemW has translation MNPVIFPQAGKLTALPPLSLYIHIPWCIKKCPYCDFNSHSIKNLQNGLPEAEYTDALLADLQTELPHVWGRAVETVFIGGGTPSLFSAAAIDRLLSGIRALVKLQPEAEITLEANPGTFETEKFKGFKDAGITRLSIGVQSFNDEMLARLGRVHNSGEALKAIDTALNVFEKVNIDLMYALPKQTVRTAFSDVNKAIATGATHISAYHLTMEPNTVFGHTPPQGLPQDEAALDIEDAVHAALAEAGFKHYETSAFAKAGKECRHNLNYWQFGDYLGIGAGAHGKISHHDRIERTTRRRHPSEYLAAMRENPTAAIERKNIAADDLAFEFMMNALRLTDGVPAAMLQERTGVPTAQIMAQIETARRKGLLENDPAMFRPTAQGRLFLNDLLQCFL, from the coding sequence ATGAACCCCGTCATCTTCCCGCAAGCCGGAAAACTCACCGCGCTGCCGCCCTTGTCGCTTTATATCCATATTCCGTGGTGCATCAAAAAATGCCCCTATTGCGACTTCAACTCCCACAGCATCAAAAACCTGCAAAACGGCCTGCCCGAAGCGGAATATACAGATGCGCTGCTGGCCGACCTGCAAACCGAGCTGCCCCATGTCTGGGGGCGGGCGGTGGAAACCGTATTTATCGGCGGCGGCACGCCCAGCCTGTTTTCCGCCGCAGCGATTGACCGGCTGTTGAGCGGCATACGCGCGTTGGTGAAATTGCAGCCCGAAGCGGAAATCACGCTGGAAGCCAATCCGGGCACGTTTGAAACCGAAAAATTCAAAGGCTTCAAAGACGCAGGCATCACGCGGCTTTCCATCGGCGTGCAGAGCTTTAATGATGAAATGCTTGCCCGCTTGGGGCGCGTGCACAACAGCGGCGAGGCGTTAAAGGCGATTGATACCGCTTTGAATGTGTTTGAAAAAGTCAATATCGATTTGATGTATGCGCTGCCGAAACAAACCGTTCGGACGGCCTTTAGCGATGTCAATAAGGCGATTGCCACCGGCGCAACGCATATCAGTGCCTACCACCTGACGATGGAGCCGAACACCGTGTTCGGCCATACGCCGCCCCAAGGCCTGCCGCAAGACGAAGCCGCGTTGGATATTGAAGACGCGGTACACGCCGCGCTGGCCGAAGCAGGTTTCAAACATTACGAAACCTCCGCTTTCGCCAAAGCGGGCAAAGAATGCCGCCACAACCTGAACTACTGGCAGTTTGGCGACTATCTCGGCATCGGCGCTGGCGCACACGGCAAAATTTCCCATCACGACCGCATCGAGCGCACCACCCGCCGCCGCCATCCGAGCGAATACCTCGCGGCCATGCGGGAAAATCCGACTGCCGCGATTGAGCGCAAAAACATTGCCGCCGATGATTTGGCGTTTGAGTTTATGATGAACGCGCTGCGCCTGACCGACGGCGTACCCGCCGCCATGCTGCAAGAGCGCACGGGCGTACCTACCGCACAAATCATGGCGCAAATCGAAACCGCACGCCGGAAAGGTTTGTTGGAAAACGACCCTGCTATGTTTCGCCCGACCGCACAGGGCAGATTGTTTTTAAACGATTTATTGCAATGCTTTTTGTAA
- a CDS encoding malic enzyme-like NAD(P)-binding protein — protein sequence MSNTLKEAALKFHEFPVPGKVSVTPTKSLSTQEELALAYSPGVAFPCLEIEANPQDAYKYTAKGNLVGVISNGTAVLGLGNIGALAGKPVMEGKGVLFKKFAGIDVFDIEIDEKDPQKLVDIIASLEPTFGGINLEDIKAPECFYIEQELRKRCKIPVFHDDQHGTAIITAAAVLNALRFTGRKAEEATLVCSGAGAAAIACLNQLLAVGLKRENITVCDSKGVIYKTREDKDRMDESKQFYAVEDNGQRSLADAVAGKDIFLGLSGANLLTPEMLNTMNEKPIVFAMANPNPEILPPLAKETRADVVIGTGRSDFPNQVNNVLCFPFIFRGALDCGATTINEEMKLACVYALADLAMEEVPEEVVAAYGQKFEFGADYLIPTAFDPRLLPRVAAATAKAAMESGVASRPIADLEAYQAKLSEMKL from the coding sequence ATGTCAAACACATTAAAAGAAGCCGCACTCAAATTTCATGAATTTCCCGTGCCCGGCAAAGTATCGGTAACACCGACCAAATCGCTTTCCACCCAAGAAGAATTGGCACTGGCCTACTCTCCGGGCGTTGCCTTCCCCTGCTTGGAAATCGAAGCCAATCCCCAAGATGCCTACAAATACACCGCAAAAGGCAACTTGGTCGGCGTCATCTCCAACGGTACTGCCGTATTGGGCTTGGGCAACATCGGCGCATTGGCCGGCAAGCCCGTGATGGAAGGCAAAGGCGTATTGTTTAAAAAATTCGCCGGCATTGACGTGTTCGACATCGAAATCGACGAAAAAGACCCGCAAAAACTGGTGGACATCATCGCTTCCTTAGAGCCGACTTTCGGCGGCATCAACTTGGAAGACATCAAAGCACCCGAATGCTTCTACATCGAACAAGAACTACGCAAACGCTGCAAAATCCCGGTATTCCACGATGACCAGCACGGTACCGCCATCATCACCGCCGCCGCCGTATTGAACGCCCTGCGCTTTACCGGCCGCAAAGCCGAAGAAGCGACTTTGGTCTGCTCCGGTGCGGGCGCAGCTGCGATTGCCTGCCTGAACCAGCTCTTGGCCGTCGGCTTGAAACGCGAAAACATCACCGTTTGCGACTCCAAAGGAGTGATTTACAAAACCCGAGAAGACAAAGACCGCATGGACGAATCCAAACAATTCTACGCGGTTGAAGACAACGGCCAACGCAGCTTGGCCGATGCCGTTGCCGGTAAAGACATTTTCTTGGGCTTGTCGGGCGCGAACCTGCTGACACCGGAAATGCTGAACACCATGAACGAGAAACCGATTGTGTTCGCCATGGCCAATCCGAATCCGGAAATCCTGCCGCCGCTGGCCAAAGAAACCCGCGCCGACGTGGTAATCGGTACCGGACGTTCCGACTTCCCGAACCAAGTCAACAACGTATTGTGCTTCCCGTTTATCTTCCGCGGTGCGCTGGATTGCGGCGCAACCACCATCAACGAAGAAATGAAACTGGCCTGCGTGTACGCACTGGCTGATTTGGCGATGGAAGAAGTACCGGAGGAAGTGGTTGCCGCTTACGGTCAAAAATTCGAATTCGGTGCGGACTATCTGATTCCGACTGCTTTCGACCCGCGCCTCTTGCCGCGAGTAGCCGCCGCTACCGCCAAAGCCGCGATGGAAAGCGGCGTGGCCAGCCGTCCGATTGCCGATTTGGAAGCCTACCAAGCCAAATTGAGCGAAATGAAGTTATAA
- a CDS encoding N-acetylmuramoyl-L-alanine amidase, giving the protein MVKLTRRQAVRKAAGLLFALTPISHALAKTATPAQFVATRIWPAHAYTRITVESSRAVRYQHFTLENPTRLVVDIENAHINQVLQGLSGKVQADDPFIRSIRVGQNTPTTVRLVVDLKQSVNPQVFTLAPVGGFKHRLVIDLYPQGMDPDDPMMALLNANAAASSSGRTKATEQPARISKPTQQSDRGRRKPVVVLDPGHGGEDPGAVSPNGLREKDVVLSVARETKKRLEAFGYTVHMTRNEDVFIPLNVRVAKARTLQADIFVSIHADSFTSPTARGTGVYILNPRGASSAAARFLAQTQNNADAIGGVQVSGNVQVDNAILDMTQTATMRDSRKLAQAVLNELGKLNKLHKGRVDEANFAVLRAPDIPSVLVETAFISNPIEEKLLASEAFRRQCAQAISDGVRKYLGSAVLRR; this is encoded by the coding sequence ATGGTTAAACTAACAAGAAGGCAGGCAGTACGCAAGGCGGCCGGACTGCTGTTTGCATTAACGCCGATTTCCCATGCGCTGGCAAAAACGGCAACGCCCGCGCAGTTTGTGGCCACCCGTATCTGGCCGGCACACGCCTATACCCGCATTACCGTAGAAAGTTCCCGCGCCGTGCGTTACCAGCATTTTACGCTGGAGAATCCCACACGGCTGGTGGTGGATATTGAAAACGCCCACATCAATCAGGTGTTGCAGGGTTTGTCGGGTAAAGTACAGGCCGACGATCCGTTTATCCGCAGTATCCGTGTCGGGCAAAATACACCGACTACGGTGCGCTTGGTGGTGGATTTGAAGCAAAGCGTCAATCCGCAGGTTTTCACTCTTGCGCCGGTAGGCGGTTTCAAACACCGGTTGGTTATTGATTTGTATCCTCAAGGCATGGATCCCGACGATCCGATGATGGCTCTGCTCAATGCTAATGCGGCAGCATCGTCTTCGGGACGTACCAAGGCAACGGAACAACCGGCGCGTATCAGCAAGCCGACCCAGCAGTCCGACCGCGGCCGCCGCAAGCCGGTAGTGGTGCTCGATCCGGGGCATGGCGGTGAAGACCCGGGCGCAGTCAGCCCGAACGGATTGCGCGAAAAAGACGTGGTATTGTCTGTGGCGCGGGAAACCAAAAAACGCTTGGAAGCGTTTGGTTATACGGTACACATGACGCGCAACGAAGATGTGTTTATCCCGCTGAACGTGCGTGTGGCGAAAGCCCGGACCTTGCAGGCAGATATATTCGTTTCCATTCATGCGGATTCGTTTACCAGCCCGACCGCGCGCGGTACGGGGGTATATATTCTCAATCCGCGTGGGGCAAGCAGCGCGGCGGCACGCTTTTTGGCGCAAACGCAGAATAATGCTGATGCCATCGGCGGCGTTCAGGTCAGCGGCAATGTGCAGGTGGACAATGCGATTTTGGATATGACCCAAACCGCTACCATGCGCGACAGCCGCAAGCTGGCGCAGGCGGTTTTGAATGAGTTGGGCAAGCTCAATAAATTGCACAAAGGCCGTGTGGACGAAGCCAATTTCGCCGTCTTGCGTGCGCCGGATATTCCGTCTGTTTTGGTGGAAACCGCTTTTATTTCCAATCCGATCGAAGAAAAACTGCTGGCCAGCGAAGCATTCCGCAGACAATGTGCACAGGCCATTTCAGACGGTGTGCGGAAATATCTAGGCAGCGCGGTTTTGCGCCGCTAA
- the yjgA gene encoding ribosome biogenesis factor YjgA, translating into MFENQDEWVSKTRMKKQMNDLQDLGMALTKLSTDTLKKIGLSEELFEAVQTYKKITSNGALKRQAQFIGRLMRDTDPEPIEQFLAKLRGDNAAHNAFLQRVEQARGRLIADDGALTAFIADYPLADAGKLRTLIRNTRKEQEQGKPPKNFRALFQEIKAVMEDQQDGGDEADFAEEGEE; encoded by the coding sequence ATGTTTGAAAACCAAGACGAATGGGTCAGCAAAACCCGCATGAAAAAGCAGATGAACGATTTGCAGGATTTGGGCATGGCACTGACCAAGCTCTCGACCGATACCTTGAAAAAAATCGGTTTGTCCGAAGAATTGTTCGAAGCGGTGCAGACGTATAAAAAAATCACTTCCAACGGCGCACTCAAACGGCAGGCGCAATTTATCGGCCGTCTGATGCGCGACACCGATCCCGAGCCTATCGAGCAGTTTTTGGCCAAACTGCGCGGCGACAATGCGGCACACAATGCCTTTTTGCAACGGGTGGAGCAGGCGCGCGGACGACTGATTGCCGATGATGGCGCGCTGACCGCCTTTATCGCCGATTATCCCCTTGCCGACGCGGGTAAGCTGCGCACTTTAATCCGCAACACCCGCAAAGAGCAGGAGCAGGGCAAACCGCCGAAAAACTTCCGAGCCTTGTTTCAGGAAATCAAAGCCGTGATGGAAGACCAGCAGGACGGCGGCGATGAGGCGGACTTTGCGGAAGAGGGTGAGGAGTAA
- a CDS encoding glycosyltransferase, translated as MSTICLNMIVKNEAEIIEETLCNILEYIPLDYWVIADTGSTDDTPERICRFFAEKGIKGELVHHEWKHFGHNRQLAMEAAHGKADYLFFFDADDRLVGDINLKPSANLVSDAYFFKMRNQYSTDRFYTRRLLIKNDPQWKWRGAVHEQLHIERPSVQTLIEGDYHVVSGRFGARSQNPKRYYEDALMLEKYFSEDDDRVLCAQNAFFCAQSYRDAKMHEKAAEWYAKSLNYADAGSEHRRYTLMSLAGEYVRLGQIEKAVYQWQLAFDNSPENAESLVHLAEHFLSENASRLALVYAEQSLPLKLPSLQQSIAVDEVVYNYGRHNAYLRASIALNQPEKAYSALRHLLQLPELKSDLNLYLLEALLLEPMKQRYLQDTPEMQAKIHEQIAAMQKFDNDQAKAWQAKALAWLEEVNKG; from the coding sequence ATGTCCACCATTTGTTTAAATATGATTGTTAAAAACGAAGCGGAGATTATCGAAGAAACGCTTTGCAATATCCTTGAGTATATTCCGCTGGATTATTGGGTCATTGCCGATACCGGTTCGACCGATGATACGCCTGAGCGGATTTGCCGTTTTTTTGCCGAAAAAGGGATTAAAGGCGAATTGGTGCATCACGAATGGAAGCATTTTGGGCATAACCGCCAACTGGCGATGGAGGCGGCACACGGCAAGGCGGATTATCTGTTCTTTTTCGATGCGGACGACAGGCTTGTCGGCGATATCAATCTGAAGCCGAGTGCAAACCTTGTTTCCGATGCTTATTTTTTCAAAATGCGGAACCAGTATTCGACAGACCGTTTTTATACGCGCCGCCTGTTGATTAAAAACGATCCGCAATGGAAGTGGCGCGGTGCGGTACACGAACAGCTCCATATCGAACGCCCGAGCGTGCAGACGCTGATTGAGGGGGATTATCACGTGGTGTCGGGGCGTTTTGGGGCGCGCAGCCAAAATCCGAAAAGATATTATGAAGATGCGCTGATGTTGGAGAAATATTTCAGCGAAGATGACGACAGGGTTTTATGTGCCCAAAACGCTTTTTTCTGCGCGCAGTCATACCGTGATGCCAAAATGCATGAGAAAGCGGCAGAGTGGTATGCCAAAAGTTTAAACTATGCAGACGCAGGTTCGGAACATCGCCGTTATACATTGATGTCTTTGGCGGGCGAATATGTGCGGCTCGGACAAATAGAAAAAGCGGTTTACCAGTGGCAGTTGGCGTTTGACAATTCGCCCGAAAACGCCGAATCGCTGGTACACCTTGCCGAACACTTTCTAAGCGAAAATGCCAGCCGTTTGGCTTTGGTTTATGCCGAACAAAGTTTGCCTTTGAAACTGCCGAGCCTGCAGCAATCGATAGCCGTTGATGAAGTGGTGTACAACTATGGGCGGCACAATGCCTATCTGCGTGCAAGCATTGCGCTGAATCAGCCGGAAAAGGCGTATTCGGCATTAAGACATTTATTGCAGTTGCCGGAATTGAAGTCGGATTTGAATCTGTATCTGCTGGAAGCCTTGCTGCTCGAACCCATGAAGCAGCGGTATCTTCAAGATACACCCGAGATGCAGGCTAAAATTCATGAACAGATTGCTGCTATGCAGAAGTTTGACAATGACCAAGCAAAAGCATGGCAGGCCAAAGCACTGGCATGGCTTGAAGAAGTGAATAAGGGCTAA
- a CDS encoding symmetrical bis(5'-nucleosyl)-tetraphosphatase: protein MAHYAIGDIQGCFDELVALLRKLDFNHGKDTLWLTGDIVNRGPKSLETLQFAMKHDSSVQMVLGNHDLHLLAVGYGHGSVKRSDTISPILKHPDSGKWFDWLRHQPLMVREGSRVMVHAGILPQWSIEKAGSLAREAEAELQGGKYEKFFAKMYGNKPTEWHENLEGYDRLRLIVNAFTRMRALTYKNELDYSFKATLDKMPLYLRPWFRVPDRKNLDHTIVFGHWSSLGYMNEHNIISLDTGALWGGELTAINLETQEVTQVRSKSGLDWKTLLK from the coding sequence ATGGCACATTACGCAATCGGCGATATTCAAGGCTGCTTTGACGAGCTTGTCGCGCTGTTACGCAAACTTGATTTTAACCACGGAAAAGATACGCTCTGGCTGACCGGCGATATAGTCAATCGGGGGCCGAAATCATTGGAAACGCTGCAGTTTGCCATGAAACACGACAGCAGCGTGCAGATGGTTTTGGGTAACCACGATCTGCATTTGCTTGCCGTCGGATACGGACACGGCAGCGTCAAACGCAGCGATACCATCAGCCCGATTTTAAAACATCCCGACAGCGGCAAGTGGTTTGACTGGCTGCGCCACCAACCTTTGATGGTGCGGGAAGGCAGTCGTGTCATGGTGCACGCCGGTATACTGCCCCAATGGAGCATCGAAAAGGCGGGGAGCTTGGCGCGCGAGGCAGAGGCCGAATTGCAGGGCGGAAAATATGAAAAATTCTTTGCCAAAATGTACGGCAACAAACCGACCGAATGGCATGAAAACCTTGAAGGGTATGACCGCCTGCGCCTGATTGTGAACGCTTTTACCCGAATGCGCGCGCTGACCTACAAAAATGAGCTGGATTACAGTTTTAAAGCTACGCTTGATAAGATGCCGCTCTATCTTCGCCCGTGGTTTCGCGTGCCGGACAGAAAGAATCTCGACCATACGATTGTATTCGGGCATTGGTCGTCGCTGGGTTATATGAACGAGCACAACATCATTTCGCTCGATACCGGTGCGTTGTGGGGAGGAGAACTGACCGCCATCAATCTGGAAACGCAGGAAGTAACACAAGTTCGCTCGAAAAGCGGTTTGGATTGGAAAACTTTATTAAAATAA
- the pmbA gene encoding metalloprotease PmbA — MLFNHTQNELIQLCADTLSLAEQYGATAAEADFSESLGQSVSVRLNEIEQIEFQQDKSLDITVYVGQRKGRASTADFSAQALSDTVKAAIDIARYTAEDECAGLADAELMARHITDFDRYHEWDLSAEQAVEMAKACEQAALDTDKRIGNSEGAGVHTGHYQYVYGNSHGFMAHQQGTRHSISCSVVAADGQGMQRDYWYDTSCRHPDIDRPESIGRTAAERALRRLSSRSIPTGTYPVLFDTTISGGLIGHLVGALSGGALYRQSSFLINSIGKTILPEFANLREEPHIPRAFGSTCFDSEGVATQPRFVIRNGVVEGYFLSSYSARKLGMTTTANAGGAHNLYLDSTHPDQTALLKEMGSGLLVTELMGQGVNTITGDYSRGAAGFWVENGIIAYPVHEITIAGRLQDMYRNIAGIADDALRRSSNKIGSILVSQMTVAGS; from the coding sequence ATGCTGTTCAACCATACCCAAAACGAACTGATCCAATTATGCGCGGACACGCTGTCGCTGGCGGAGCAATACGGCGCAACGGCGGCGGAAGCCGACTTCAGCGAATCACTCGGACAAAGCGTGAGCGTACGCCTGAACGAAATCGAACAAATCGAATTCCAGCAGGACAAATCCCTCGACATCACCGTGTACGTCGGCCAACGCAAAGGCCGTGCCTCCACCGCCGACTTTTCGGCACAGGCCTTAAGCGACACGGTAAAAGCCGCCATCGACATCGCCCGCTACACCGCCGAAGACGAGTGCGCGGGCTTGGCCGATGCGGAACTGATGGCGCGGCACATCACCGACTTCGACCGCTACCACGAATGGGATTTGAGTGCGGAACAAGCGGTGGAAATGGCCAAAGCCTGCGAACAGGCCGCACTCGATACCGACAAACGCATCGGAAACTCAGAAGGCGCGGGCGTGCACACAGGCCATTACCAATACGTTTACGGCAACTCCCACGGCTTTATGGCACACCAGCAAGGTACCCGCCACAGCATCTCATGCAGCGTAGTCGCCGCCGACGGGCAAGGTATGCAGCGCGATTACTGGTACGACACCTCCTGCCGCCACCCCGACATAGACCGCCCCGAATCCATCGGACGCACCGCCGCCGAACGCGCCCTGCGCCGCCTCAGCAGCCGCAGCATCCCCACCGGCACTTATCCCGTATTGTTCGACACAACCATATCGGGCGGTTTAATCGGCCACCTGGTCGGCGCACTCAGCGGCGGCGCACTCTACCGCCAAAGCAGTTTCCTCATTAACAGCATCGGCAAAACCATCCTGCCCGAGTTTGCCAACCTGCGCGAAGAACCGCACATCCCCCGCGCCTTCGGCAGCACCTGTTTCGACTCCGAGGGCGTAGCCACACAACCGCGCTTCGTCATCCGCAACGGCGTGGTCGAGGGCTATTTTCTGAGCAGTTACAGTGCGCGCAAACTCGGCATGACCACCACCGCCAATGCAGGCGGCGCACACAACCTCTACCTTGATTCCACCCATCCCGACCAAACCGCCCTGCTGAAAGAAATGGGCAGCGGCCTATTGGTTACCGAACTGATGGGTCAGGGCGTGAACACCATCACCGGCGACTACTCGCGCGGCGCGGCGGGATTTTGGGTGGAAAACGGAATCATTGCCTATCCCGTCCACGAAATCACCATTGCCGGCCGCCTGCAGGATATGTACCGCAACATCGCCGGCATCGCCGACGACGCATTACGCCGTTCGTCCAACAAAATCGGTTCGATTCTCGTCAGCCAAATGACCGTAGCAGGCTCGTAA